The Miscanthus floridulus cultivar M001 chromosome 17, ASM1932011v1, whole genome shotgun sequence genome has a window encoding:
- the LOC136515785 gene encoding uncharacterized protein, translating into MYFDSALNINGASVGILFITPTNDKLRYVLRIHFPAFNNATEYKACLHGLCIAIALDVKCLMVYGDSALVINQLNKDWSYSSEKTDAYCTEIRKLEGKFYGIEYHHVVRDQNQPADQLSKIGSSRAAVPLGVFVQDFLVPSIKEEKEVEEVPPAEQLVLVVPSLIADWREQFIKYLTNSKVPADKTDTKCLIHRSKHYMLVDDNVMRKSAKEGVLQKCFPQDEGVKLLHEIHFGSCGNHAASRNLVGKAF; encoded by the coding sequence atgtactttgacagcgcccttaacatcaacggtgccagtgtgggcattctgttcattacgccaaccaatgataagctacgttatgttcttcggatacacttccCGGCGTTCAACAACGCCACTGAATacaaagcatgtctccatggtctttgTATAGCTATCGCGCTcgacgtcaaatgcctcatggtgtacggagactctgcgctggttatcaaccagctcaacaaggactggtcctattctagtgagaagacgGACGCATACTgcaccgaaatcaggaagcttgaagggaagttctacggtatcgagtaccatcacgtggtacgagatcaaaatcaaccaGCCGACCAGCTCTCAAAAATAGGTTCGTCTCGCGCCGCGGTTCCACTGGGGGTCTTTGTGCAAGATTtcctggtgccatccattaaagaagaaaaggaagttgaggaggttccccctgccgagcagttggtacttgtggtGCCTTCGCtaatcgccgattggagggagcaattcatcaagtacctcaccaactctaaagtacccgccgacaagaccgACACTAAATGCCTAATCCACCGAAGTAAGCACTACATGTTGGTAGACGATAACGTGATGAGGAAGAGTGCTAAGGAAGGGGTATTGCAGAAGTGCTTCCCTCAAGACGAAGGAGTGAAGCTGCTTCACGAAATTCATtttggttcctgtggcaatcacgcggcctcgagaaacctggtcggcaaagctttctga
- the LOC136517082 gene encoding beta-galactosidase 7 encodes MAVAKEVVAVVTLLLGLTSCTTSSTAAATAGTGSARWREEDCGGVRGEVTYDHRALVLNGTRRLLFAGEMHYPRSTPEMWPKLIGKAKEGGLDVIQTYIFWNVHEPVQGQYNFEGRYDLVRFIKEIQAQGLYVSLRIGPFIESEWKYGGFPFWLHDVPNIIFRSDNEPFKQHMQRFVTDIVNMMKHEGLYYPQGGPIITSQIENEYQMVEPAFGSSGQRYVSWAAAMAVDLQTGVPWTMCKQNDAPDPVINTCNGLICGETFVGPNSANKPALWTENWTSRYLIYGNDTKLRSPEDIAFAVAYFIARKNGSYVSYYMYHGGTNFGRFASSYVTTSYYDGAPLDEYGLIWQPTWGHLRELHASVKQSSEPLLFGTYSNLSLGQEQEAHIFETESQCVAFLVNFDRHHISEVVFRNISLELAPKSISILSDCKRVVFETAKVTAQHGSRTAEEVQSFSDINTWMAFKEPIPQDVSKATYSGNRLFEHLSTTKDDTDYLWYIVGYEYTPSDDDQLVLINVESRAHILHAFVNNAYVGKIYGSHGGPANIILNMNISLKEGPNTISLLSAMVGSPDSGAHMERRVFGIRKVSIQQGQQPGHLLNNELWGYQVGLFGERNSIYTQEGSKNVEWTTIDNMAYSPLTWYKTTFSTPAGNDAVTLNLTGMGKGEVWVNGESIGRYWVSFKAPSGNPSQSLYHIPRQFLNPQDNILVLFEEMGGNPQQITVNTVSVTRVCGNVNELSAPSLQYKDKEPPAVDLWCQEGKQISAIEFASYGNPVGDCKRFGFGSCHAGSSESVVKQACLGKSGCSIPITPIKFGGDPCPGIQKSLLVVANCR; translated from the exons ATGGCCGTCGCCAAGGAGGTAGTCGCCGTCGTGACTCTGCTTCTCGGGCTGACGTCGTGCACGACATCATCGACGGCGGCAGCGACGGCAGGGACAGGGAGTGCGCGATGGAGGGAGGAGGACTGTGGTGGTGTGCGGGGAGAGGTGACATACGACCACAGGGCCCTGGTGCTGAACGGCACCAGGAGGTTGCTGTTCGCCGGGGAGATGCACTATCCACGGAGCACGCCGGAG ATGTGGCCAAAACTCATTGGTAAAGCAAAGGAAGGTGGCCTTGATGTGATACAGACCTATATATTCTGGAATGTTCATGAGCCTGTCCAGGGCCAG TACAACTTCGAGGGAAGATATGATCTTGTCAGGTTCATCAAGGAAATTCAAGCTCAAGGCCTCTACGTAAGCCTCAGGATTGGTCCCTTCATAGAGTCTGAATGGAAATATGG AGGATTTCCGTTTTGGCTACATGATGTCCCAAACATTATCTTCCGAAGTGACAACGAACCCTTTAAG CAACATATGCAAAGATTTGTTACAGATATAGTAAACATGATGAAACATGAAGGGCTTTACTACCCACAAGGAGGCCCCATTATAACTTCTCAG ATTGAGAACGAATACCAAATGGTTGAGCCTGCATTTGGCTCAAGTGGGCAGCGTTATGTCAGTTGGGCAGCTGCAATGGCTGTAGACCTTCAAACAGGTGTTCCCTGGACGATGTGCAAGCAAAATGATGCTCCAGATCCAGTT ATCAATACATGCAACGGGCTCATTTGTGGAGAAACATTTGTTGGACCAAACTCAGCTAACAAGCCTGCATTATGGACAGAAAATTGGACCTCACG CTATCTTATTTACGGTAATGATACAAAATTGAGGTCTCCAGAAGATATCGCCTTTGCAGTTGCATACTTTATAGCAAGGAAGAATGGAAGCTATGTGAGCTACTACATG TATCATGGAGGAACAAACTTTGGGAGGTTTGCTTCTTCATATGTAACAACGAGCTACTATGATGGAGCTCCTCTTGATGAATATG GTTTGATATGGCAACCAACATGGGGTCATCTCAGAGAACTGCATGCTTCAGTAAAACAGTCATCAGAACCGCTACTATTTGGGACATACTCCAATCTTTCTTTAGGTCAAGAACAAGAG GCACATATTTTTGAAACAGAATCACAATGTGTGGCTTTCCTAGTCAACTTTGACCGGCATCATATATCAGAAGTAGTATTTCGTAATATTTCATTGGAACTGGCCCCCAAATCAATCAGCATTCTCTCAGATTGTAAGAGAGTAGTTTTTGAAACAGCTAAG GTAACTGCTCAGCATGGATCAAGAACGGCTGAAGAAGTGCAGTCTTTCAGTGACATTAATACTTGGATGGCATTCAAGGAACCAATTCCACAAGATGTGAGTAAAGCTACGTACAGTGGAAACCGGCTCTTTGAACATCTATCAACCACTAAAGATGATACCGATTATCTATGGTACATTGTTGG CTATGAATATACACCGAGTGATGATGACCAGCTTGTACTGATTAATGTTGAGTCAAGGGCACATATATTGCATGCCTTTGTCAACAATGCATATGTGGGCAA AATATATGGGAGCCATGGTGGACCTGCCAATATCATTCTCAACATGAATATTTCTCTAAAGGAAGGGCCAAACACCATATCATTGCTAAGTGCTATGGTTGGATCACCG GATTCCGGTGCTCATATGGAAAGGAGAGTATTTGGAATTCGGAAAGTGAGCATACAACAGGGACAACAACCAGGACATCTGCTCAACAATGAGCTATGGGGGTACCAA GTTGGCTTATTTGGGGAAAGGAATAGCATCTACACACAAGAAGGATCAAAAAATGTTGAATGGACAACTATCGACAATATGGCATATAGCCCACTTACTTGGTACAAG ACTACATTTTCCACACCCGCGGGAAATGATGCAGTGACACTGAACCTTACTGGTATGGGTAAGGGCGAAGTATGGGTCAACGGAGAGAGCATCGGACGATACTGGGTCTCTTTCAAGGCTCCTAGCGGCAATCCTTCGCAATCTCT GTATCACATACCCCGGCAATTTCTAAACCCTCAAGACAATATCCTGGTCCTTTTTGAGGAAATGGGAGGCAACCCACAACAGATAACAGTGAACACAGTGTCGGTCACAAGAGTGTGTGGCAATGTGAATGAGCTCTCTGCTCCATCGCTTCAATACAAGGATAAGGAACCACCAGCAGTCGATCTCTGGTGTCAGGAAGGCAAACAGATCTCGGCAATTGAGTTTGCAAGCTACGGAAATCCTGTAGGTGACTGCAAAAGATTTGGTTTCGGAAGCTGCCATGCAGGATCATCGGAATCTGTTGTAAAACAG GCTTGCTTGGGTAAAAGTGGGTGCTCTATTCCCATAACACCTATCAAATTCGGAGGCGATCCATGCCCTGGAATCCAAAAATCCCTTCTAGTTGTGGCGAATTGCAGATGA
- the LOC136516997 gene encoding uncharacterized protein produces MGSSGGSSEHFLRQLSSSDGGGAPHQLQQREWECGGGTGTGSRRGSRRWSRKKASRARGHRRFCRTEEAAAAAGRKRVMVVVDQSSGAKHAMMWALTHVANKGDFLTLLHVLPPQSGSGGSGGSRGVAEDASALANSLGALCKACKPEVEVEALVIQGPKLSTILSQVKKLEASVLVLSQRKPSPFCCFLRSSSEELVEECINRAECLTLAVRRQSKGVGGYLVSTRWQKNFWLLA; encoded by the exons ATGGGGAGCAGCGGGGGCAGCAGCGAGCACTTCCTGCGGCAGCTGAgttcgagcgacggcggcggcgcgccgcACCAGCTGCAGCAGCGGGAGTGGGAGTGCGGcggcggcaccggcaccggcagcaGGCGCGGGTCGCGGCGCTGGTCCAGGAAGAAGGCCAGCAGGGCGCGGGGACACCGCCGGTTCTGCAGGACGGaggaggctgcggcggcggcggggcggaagcgggtgatggtggtggtggaccaGAGCTCCGGCGCCAAGCACGCCATGATGTGGGCTCTCACCCACGTCGCCAACAAGGGCGACTTCCTCACCCTCCTCCACGTCCTGCCGCCGCAGAGCGGGAGCGGCGGTAGCGGTGGCAGCCGCGGCGTTGCGGAGGACGCCTCCGCGCTCGCCAACTCCCTCGGCGCGCTTTGCAAGGCCTGCAAGCCTGAG gtggaggtggaggcgctTGTGATCCAGGGGCCCAAGCTGTCGACCATCCTCAGCCAGGTGAAGAAGCTGGAGGCGTCCGTGCTGGTGCTCAGCCAACGCAAGCCCTCGCCTTTCTGCTG CTTCCTGCGGAGCAGCAGCGAGGAGCTGGTGGAGGAGTGCATCAACCGGGCGGAGTGCCTGACGCTGGCGGTGCGGCGGCAGAGCAAGGGCGTCGGCGGCTACCTCGTCAGCACCCGGTGGCAGAAGAACTTCTGGCTCCTCGCTTGA